One stretch of bacterium DNA includes these proteins:
- a CDS encoding PEP-CTERM sorting domain-containing protein, producing the protein MEHTKKLIFLLIISIFLFTTTPSYATQFGFDAISANSTVDPAIGEAQLWVNVTDNGSQQVLFTFGNTGPAACSITDVYFDGDSLLGIANIINTQGLVQFSQGANPSNLPGGAPYNFDADFSADSDNPISSMGVNPNESLGIVFNLENSKTYDNVLADLYSGDLRIGIHVQAFADGKSESFINEKGNPPVPEPATVLLLGVGILGLGFISRKKS; encoded by the coding sequence ATGGAACATACTAAAAAATTAATATTTTTATTGATAATTTCAATTTTTTTGTTTACTACCACACCAAGCTATGCCACTCAATTTGGTTTTGATGCCATTAGTGCCAACTCGACGGTAGACCCTGCTATAGGAGAAGCGCAGCTTTGGGTCAATGTAACAGACAATGGCAGCCAACAAGTTTTATTTACCTTTGGAAACACAGGACCGGCGGCGTGTTCTATTACTGATGTGTATTTTGATGGTGATTCTCTCTTGGGGATAGCAAATATCATCAATACCCAAGGCCTCGTTCAATTTTCGCAAGGTGCCAATCCTTCAAACTTACCAGGGGGAGCACCTTATAATTTCGATGCAGACTTTTCCGCTGATTCGGATAATCCTATCTCCTCGATGGGTGTTAATCCGAACGAATCTTTAGGAATAGTGTTCAATCTTGAAAATTCTAAAACCTATGATAATGTCTTGGCCGATTTGTATAGTGGTGATCTGCGGATCGGTATTCACGTCCAGGCTTTTGCCGACGGTAAAAGTGAATCTTTTATAAATGAGAAGGGTAATCCTCCTGTACCCGAGCCGGCCACGGTTCTTCTTCTTGGCGTTGGAATTTTGGGACTTGGATTTATCAGCAGAAAGAAATCCTAG
- a CDS encoding PAS domain S-box protein, whose amino-acid sequence MTEEGKSRWWQAKRKVMPEDEESFRTLAQNLPGIVYRLYIRENNRMQFLNDMLQPMTGFKAEELSRGELCSIEPLILPEDRPKVVDTIRQAVIRNQPFEVEYRLRTKEGEIRHFIERGKPIYGADGKPLSIDGIIIDITARRKAEEKVRQYRQHLEQLVQQRTAQLAATGEQLQQQITGRQQAEREITLSRERLHHLLNSSPAVIYSCKPSGDFKTTFISDNMKLQTGYEPWEITEDTNFWADHIHPDDRQRALTDAHQVFETDHQALEYRFQHKDGSYRWIHDEMKLLRDRKGNPLEILGSMIDISDRKRAEDETRIAYTELNQIFNAAVDGMCITDNEFNVRRVNDTFCKLFGISRSEIEGKNCCQVLRCPFCDDTSRCPLTLIHSGQIKQYKGDLEIGCISGRKAFCDLTVEPLRNPDGELIGVIENFRDITERRQADELLRESEEKYSTLVEQSKDVVGIIDEGIIKFANRASAELTGYAVEELVGKPIFDFVVPELKEEAIQIYLSGLASGEFPPVFETKALCKGGIIKDVEVSASLIHYQGKAVAMVIIHDITEHKQREEELERLQKIESLGVLAGGIAHDFNNLLTAITGNLSLVQENARSGYGLFGIVEEIQKAAMQARSLTQQLLTFSRQGKPVRKPVRLPALIKDTAIFAVSGTRARCEFTLPEDLWPAEVDAGQITQVINNLVINGNQAMPEGGIIEIHAENIMVRGEDNLPLKEGRYVKISVKDHGVGIRKEHLRKIFDPYFTTKQKGSGLGLAITYSIVKKHEGHITVESRAGAGTTFHIYLPAVAGKVPAEEERPRRVMQSGEGRILFMDDQKLVRDMVGRMLTGLGYEVVLAKEGDEAVELYKRARETGRAFAAVILDLTIPGGMGGEEVIQRLHEIDPGVKAIVSSGYADDPVMAEYQEHGFRGVVAKPYEIKELSETLSRIIQEGEKPY is encoded by the coding sequence ATGACGGAAGAAGGAAAATCCCGATGGTGGCAGGCAAAAAGAAAGGTCATGCCTGAAGACGAAGAATCTTTTCGGACACTCGCCCAAAATCTCCCTGGTATTGTCTACCGGCTATACATCAGGGAGAACAACCGGATGCAGTTTCTCAACGATATGCTCCAGCCAATGACCGGATTCAAGGCCGAAGAGCTTTCGAGAGGTGAGTTATGCTCTATCGAACCTCTTATCCTGCCTGAAGACCGGCCCAAAGTGGTGGATACGATCAGGCAGGCCGTTATCCGTAATCAGCCTTTCGAGGTTGAATACCGTTTGAGGACCAAGGAAGGAGAGATACGGCATTTCATCGAACGGGGAAAGCCGATTTACGGGGCAGATGGAAAGCCTCTCTCCATTGACGGGATAATTATTGATATAACCGCGCGGAGAAAGGCTGAGGAGAAGGTGAGGCAATACCGTCAGCATCTTGAGCAGCTTGTTCAACAGCGCACTGCCCAACTGGCCGCAACCGGTGAACAGCTTCAGCAGCAGATCACCGGCAGACAGCAGGCTGAGAGGGAAATCACCCTGAGCCGGGAGCGCCTCCATCATCTGCTCAACTCCAGCCCGGCGGTTATCTATAGCTGCAAGCCATCCGGCGACTTCAAAACTACTTTTATCAGTGATAACATGAAGTTACAGACCGGCTATGAGCCCTGGGAAATCACGGAGGATACAAACTTCTGGGCTGATCACATTCATCCCGATGACAGGCAGCGGGCCCTTACTGACGCGCACCAGGTGTTCGAAACGGATCATCAGGCTCTCGAATACCGCTTTCAGCACAAGGATGGAAGCTACCGGTGGATACATGATGAGATGAAGCTGTTACGGGACAGGAAGGGAAATCCGTTAGAGATTCTCGGCAGCATGATCGACATCAGTGACCGCAAGCGGGCCGAGGATGAAACCCGTATTGCTTACACGGAACTGAATCAGATATTCAATGCCGCAGTTGATGGTATGTGTATAACTGATAATGAATTCAATGTGCGTCGGGTCAATGATACGTTCTGCAAGCTTTTTGGCATAAGCAGGAGCGAGATAGAAGGGAAAAACTGCTGCCAGGTGCTCCGCTGTCCTTTTTGTGATGATACCTCCCGCTGCCCGCTCACTTTGATCCATAGCGGACAGATAAAGCAGTATAAGGGCGATCTCGAAATAGGATGTATTAGCGGCAGGAAAGCATTCTGTGATCTGACGGTCGAACCTCTGCGCAACCCTGATGGAGAATTGATCGGGGTAATCGAGAATTTCCGGGATATTACCGAACGCAGGCAGGCAGATGAGCTGCTTCGTGAATCGGAAGAAAAATATTCGACCCTGGTCGAGCAGTCCAAGGATGTCGTAGGAATTATCGATGAGGGAATCATTAAGTTCGCCAACAGGGCATCTGCGGAACTGACCGGCTATGCAGTCGAAGAACTGGTCGGTAAGCCTATTTTCGACTTTGTTGTCCCGGAACTGAAAGAAGAAGCTATCCAAATATACCTGTCAGGTCTGGCCAGTGGAGAATTTCCTCCCGTCTTCGAGACAAAGGCTCTCTGTAAGGGTGGAATAATCAAGGACGTGGAAGTTTCCGCAAGTCTCATCCATTATCAGGGGAAGGCCGTGGCTATGGTTATTATCCACGACATCACCGAGCACAAGCAGAGGGAGGAAGAGCTGGAGAGGCTTCAAAAAATCGAGTCCCTCGGAGTTCTTGCCGGCGGCATCGCCCATGATTTTAACAACCTGTTGACCGCTATCACTGGTAACTTGTCCCTGGTTCAGGAGAACGCCCGGTCAGGATATGGTCTTTTTGGAATCGTGGAAGAAATCCAAAAGGCAGCCATGCAGGCCAGAAGCCTGACCCAGCAGCTCCTTACCTTTAGCCGGCAAGGAAAGCCGGTCAGAAAACCGGTGCGTCTTCCGGCGTTGATCAAGGATACGGCCATTTTCGCCGTGAGCGGCACCAGGGCACGGTGTGAATTTACCCTTCCGGAAGACCTCTGGCCAGCCGAAGTCGATGCAGGGCAGATCACCCAGGTCATCAACAATCTGGTTATCAATGGCAACCAGGCTATGCCCGAAGGCGGGATAATCGAGATACATGCTGAAAATATAATGGTCAGAGGAGAGGATAATCTCCCTCTCAAAGAGGGAAGATATGTCAAAATATCGGTAAAAGACCATGGAGTCGGTATCCGGAAGGAACATCTGCGGAAGATATTCGATCCGTATTTTACCACCAAGCAAAAAGGAAGTGGCCTTGGCCTGGCCATTACCTATTCCATTGTCAAAAAACATGAAGGGCACATTACGGTTGAGTCCAGGGCAGGAGCGGGAACCACATTTCATATTTACCTTCCTGCCGTGGCGGGAAAGGTCCCGGCTGAGGAGGAAAGGCCCAGGAGAGTGATGCAAAGCGGCGAGGGTAGAATCCTGTTCATGGATGATCAGAAGCTGGTAAGAGATATGGTTGGCAGGATGCTGACCGGCCTCGGCTATGAGGTTGTGCTTGCCAAAGAAGGTGATGAAGCGGTAGAGCTCTACAAAAGAGCCAGAGAGACAGGGCGGGCTTTTGCGGCTGTCATCCTTGACCTGACCATACCCGGAGGCATGGGAGGCGAAGAAGTCATTCAGAGACTCCACGAAATCGATCCTGGAGTGAAAGCGATTGTTTCGAGCGGCTATGCCGATGATCCCGTCATGGCCGAATACCAGGAACACGGATTCAGAGGTGTGGTAGCCAAACCTTATGAAATCAAGGAGTTGAGCGAGACGCTGTCCCGAATCATCCAGGAAGGGGAAAAGCCTTATTAG
- a CDS encoding DEAD/DEAH box helicase, which produces MDLKSFLSDILRDRRLARDIVHHEILAGRGPRFARPDPPLPKLLEEALSADGTRSLYLHQAEGLHLAREGRHVVTVTPTASGKTLSYTLPVLEEVLREPQARALLLFPLKALAQDQLKRLQKMAGLLGLSESLAVLYDGDTPPHVRTRIRRSPPNLVLTNPDMLHQAILPFHAQWEAMFRNLRFVVIDELHSYKGVFGSHVLQIIRRLRRVADFHQARLQFLATSATIANPADLAGQLTGLPFSLVDENGAPSAARHIFLVNPAATSLYTVATSLFTEAVKAGLKTILFTKARKITELIHQWTLASNPGLSGRISAYRSGYLPEERREIEHRLQSGALYGVISTSALELGIDIGGLDVCILVGYPGTITATWQRAGRVGRGGRESAIFLIAQPDALDQYFMRHPQDLFQRSAEAGVVDAANPCIVKSHLVCAAQEVPLRPDDRVYPMEAYERIIGELTRTRDLVEAADGAVWFSNRRQPQREVDIRGAGSAYAILEEENRRLIGQVSGLSALTEAHPGAVYLHAGQNYLVRHLDFGTRHILVSRAGEINYYTVARTRKETEILEILDCRENSRFTARLGRLKVTEMVIGYEKRRTANRDKISEQELDLPPVTFETVGLWIQPSAPAVEGLTEEKYHLMGSLHAIEHASLALFPLFALCDRTDVGGISFTSHPQTSGAAVFFYDGHPGGVGLSARVYQVMDELLSKVLVLVEGCACQEGCPSCIHSPKCGNGNSPLDKAGCLRLLQHLTGRKELIVKPKAPKCARRQAAPPDEPEPTETAARGWEGTLEASDGFTASELPSPYKSRLPLAEGRDIVVFDLETQLSAQEVGGWHNAHLMRISLGVLFERRTCRYHTYPENKVKDLVKRLSDAELVVGFNQKRFDYTVLQAYTSHNLASLPSLDILEEIYQRSGFRLSLQAIVSATFGTSKCGDGLDALRWWKEGKIEEIERYCRTDVELTARLFDHILEHGYLLYEKKNHGRVRLPLELTLVK; this is translated from the coding sequence GTGGATCTGAAAAGTTTTCTCTCCGATATCCTGCGTGACCGCCGCCTGGCCAGGGACATTGTTCACCATGAGATACTGGCGGGCAGAGGCCCGCGTTTTGCCCGGCCTGATCCTCCGCTGCCCAAGTTGCTGGAGGAGGCCCTCTCTGCCGATGGGACCAGGAGCCTTTATCTGCATCAGGCCGAAGGCCTTCACCTTGCCCGCGAGGGCAGGCATGTGGTCACCGTCACCCCCACAGCCAGCGGAAAGACCCTGAGTTATACCCTGCCAGTGCTTGAAGAGGTCCTGCGGGAGCCGCAAGCGCGTGCTCTTTTGCTCTTTCCACTCAAGGCCCTGGCCCAGGACCAGCTCAAGCGGCTTCAGAAGATGGCCGGCCTTCTTGGGTTGTCCGAATCACTGGCCGTCTTGTATGACGGCGACACTCCCCCGCATGTTCGCACCAGGATCCGCAGGAGTCCGCCGAATCTCGTTCTGACCAATCCTGACATGCTGCATCAGGCTATTCTGCCTTTCCATGCCCAGTGGGAGGCCATGTTCAGGAACCTTCGCTTTGTGGTCATCGATGAGCTCCACTCCTACAAGGGTGTTTTTGGCAGCCACGTGCTGCAGATTATCCGGCGGCTTCGCCGGGTGGCAGATTTTCATCAGGCCAGGCTGCAGTTTCTGGCCACCTCGGCAACCATCGCCAACCCCGCTGACCTGGCCGGGCAACTGACCGGGCTGCCCTTCAGCCTGGTGGATGAAAATGGAGCGCCTTCGGCTGCCCGGCATATTTTCCTGGTTAATCCTGCGGCCACGAGCCTCTATACCGTGGCCACGAGCCTTTTTACCGAAGCAGTCAAGGCCGGCCTGAAGACGATCCTCTTCACCAAAGCGCGCAAGATTACCGAATTGATCCACCAGTGGACCCTGGCCTCAAATCCAGGTCTGTCCGGCCGCATCAGCGCTTACCGCTCCGGCTACCTGCCGGAGGAGCGCCGCGAAATCGAGCACCGGCTTCAGTCCGGGGCACTGTACGGCGTGATTTCCACCAGTGCCCTGGAGCTGGGAATCGATATCGGCGGCCTTGATGTCTGCATCCTGGTCGGCTATCCCGGCACGATTACTGCAACCTGGCAGCGGGCTGGCCGGGTGGGACGAGGAGGCCGGGAGTCAGCCATTTTTCTGATTGCCCAGCCGGATGCCCTGGACCAGTATTTCATGCGCCATCCGCAGGACTTGTTCCAGCGCAGCGCAGAGGCCGGGGTGGTCGATGCGGCTAATCCCTGTATCGTGAAAAGCCACCTCGTCTGTGCGGCCCAGGAAGTGCCACTTCGGCCCGATGATCGGGTTTATCCCATGGAAGCCTATGAACGGATCATCGGGGAATTGACCCGGACCAGGGATCTGGTCGAGGCGGCAGACGGTGCAGTGTGGTTCAGCAATCGCAGGCAGCCCCAGCGTGAGGTGGATATCCGGGGTGCAGGCTCAGCCTATGCCATTCTGGAGGAGGAAAACCGCAGGCTCATCGGCCAGGTCAGCGGACTTTCGGCACTCACCGAAGCCCATCCTGGTGCGGTCTACCTTCATGCCGGGCAGAACTATCTGGTCAGACACCTCGATTTTGGCACCCGGCATATCCTGGTAAGCAGAGCCGGTGAAATCAATTACTATACCGTAGCCCGCACCCGGAAGGAGACCGAGATTCTCGAAATCCTCGACTGCCGGGAAAACAGCCGCTTTACAGCCCGGCTGGGACGGCTGAAAGTCACTGAGATGGTGATCGGCTACGAGAAGCGAAGGACTGCCAACCGGGATAAAATCAGTGAGCAGGAACTGGACCTTCCGCCAGTAACATTCGAGACTGTCGGCCTGTGGATCCAGCCATCCGCTCCGGCTGTGGAGGGCCTGACCGAGGAGAAATATCACCTGATGGGCTCCCTGCATGCCATTGAACATGCAAGCCTGGCCCTGTTTCCGCTCTTTGCCCTCTGCGACCGCACCGATGTCGGAGGGATCAGCTTCACCAGTCATCCCCAGACAAGCGGTGCAGCCGTATTTTTCTACGACGGTCATCCGGGCGGTGTGGGACTGAGCGCCAGGGTCTACCAGGTGATGGATGAGCTTCTGAGCAAGGTATTGGTTCTGGTCGAAGGATGTGCCTGCCAGGAAGGATGTCCTTCCTGCATTCATTCTCCCAAATGCGGGAACGGGAACTCACCCCTTGACAAGGCTGGCTGCCTTCGCCTGCTCCAGCATCTGACCGGCAGGAAGGAATTGATTGTCAAACCCAAAGCCCCAAAGTGCGCCAGACGGCAGGCAGCGCCCCCTGATGAGCCTGAGCCCACTGAGACTGCTGCTCGCGGATGGGAGGGAACGCTGGAGGCTTCTGATGGCTTCACGGCCAGTGAGCTTCCTTCGCCTTACAAGAGCAGGCTGCCTTTGGCCGAAGGCCGGGATATCGTGGTCTTTGATCTGGAAACTCAGCTCTCGGCCCAGGAAGTGGGAGGCTGGCACAATGCCCACCTGATGCGGATTTCTCTTGGCGTCCTCTTCGAGCGCCGCACCTGCCGGTATCATACCTATCCGGAAAACAAGGTGAAGGATCTGGTGAAGCGGCTTTCTGATGCGGAACTGGTGGTGGGTTTTAACCAGAAGCGCTTTGACTATACCGTACTGCAAGCTTATACCAGCCATAACCTCGCCAGCCTGCCAAGCCTCGACATCCTTGAAGAAATTTATCAACGCTCCGGTTTTCGCCTCAGCCTCCAGGCTATTGTTTCAGCCACCTTCGGCACCTCGAAATGCGGTGATGGCCTCGATGCCCTCCGGTGGTGGAAAGAGGGAAAAATCGAAGAAATCGAGCGCTACTGCCGGACGGATGTTGAGCTGACCGCCCGCCTTTTTGACCATATCCTCGAACACGGTTATCTCCTCTACGAGAAGAAAAACCATGGCCGCGTCCGCCTTCCCCTGGAACTGACTCTGGTGAAGTAA
- a CDS encoding glycerophosphodiester phosphodiesterase family protein, whose protein sequence is MLLMGHRGAAALEPENTLLSISRALEIGVNAVEIDVHLTRDRELAVIHDATLDRTTNGTGLVGNYTLSQIKKFDAGKGERIPSLQEVIDLVRGRASLIVELKEEGTEQGVVELIRKSELHDSVYVISFWHTLVKRVKEMDSRLKTGVLLVGCPVDTCLAKSASADALVMNYAFVNKGIVDAAHREAIKVFIWNIDRPEMLKPYAEMGVDGIGSNDPRILVDYFSGRHSGAQVFTDH, encoded by the coding sequence ATGCTGCTTATGGGACATCGCGGGGCCGCGGCTCTTGAGCCTGAAAATACCCTGCTGTCAATCAGCCGGGCTTTGGAAATCGGTGTCAATGCGGTAGAGATTGATGTTCATCTGACCAGAGACCGGGAGCTTGCAGTCATCCATGACGCTACCCTTGACCGTACTACCAATGGAACCGGACTGGTAGGCAACTACACGCTTTCACAGATTAAAAAATTCGATGCCGGTAAGGGCGAGCGCATACCCAGCCTGCAGGAAGTAATCGATCTTGTCCGTGGCAGGGCCAGTCTGATCGTTGAATTGAAAGAGGAGGGCACCGAGCAGGGAGTGGTCGAACTGATCAGGAAGAGCGAACTTCATGACAGCGTTTACGTCATTTCCTTCTGGCATACCCTGGTCAAGAGGGTAAAGGAGATGGACAGCCGCCTGAAGACAGGCGTCCTTCTGGTTGGCTGCCCGGTAGACACCTGCCTGGCCAAAAGTGCGTCCGCAGACGCACTGGTCATGAACTATGCCTTCGTCAACAAAGGCATAGTTGACGCGGCCCACCGGGAAGCAATAAAGGTTTTCATCTGGAATATCGATCGTCCTGAAATGTTGAAACCGTATGCGGAAATGGGAGTCGATGGCATCGGAAGCAACGACCCCAGAATACTGGTCGATTACTTTTCAGGCAGGCACAGCGGGGCACAGGTTTTTACTGACCACTGA